In Caldicellulosiruptor obsidiansis OB47, a single window of DNA contains:
- a CDS encoding RNA-guided endonuclease InsQ/TnpB family protein, which produces MYKTQKNHIRCDKQTYKLLRMLCHFSKNLYNYALYHIRQHYFKTQEYLPYESIYHLVKENENYRLLPSQVAQQTLISVDEAFKSFLSLLKAKKEGRIDKKISIPTYLPKEGMYQIVFPKDQFKVEGNKLRLSLGRNFYKEFGVRYLYFDLPQNIRGKKIKEVRIVPRFHGKWFEIEYVYEEEEQNYNLDKSRYLSIDLGLDNFAAVVDTIGTAFLIEGRYIKSVNRWYNKQKARLQSIYSKQNIKYGKKLARICLRRQHIIDNFLNQAVNYIIKHCLNNQIGTVVIGEMKDIKQKINLGVVNNQNFVNIPYERFKRKLEAKCEYYGLEYVEVEESYTSQRCNRCGTVKKSNRKHRGLYVCKDCGYVVNADINGALNILAKVAGESAKKQIVSSGCVNHPVRIRVA; this is translated from the coding sequence ATGTACAAAACACAGAAAAATCATATAAGATGTGACAAACAAACATACAAACTTCTGCGTATGTTATGTCACTTTTCTAAAAACTTGTACAACTATGCTTTGTATCATATAAGGCAACACTATTTTAAAACTCAGGAATATCTGCCATATGAAAGCATATATCATCTTGTGAAGGAAAACGAAAATTACAGACTTTTGCCTTCTCAGGTTGCCCAGCAAACTCTTATTTCTGTGGACGAAGCTTTTAAATCTTTTTTAAGTCTTTTGAAAGCTAAAAAAGAAGGGAGAATAGATAAAAAAATTTCAATACCGACATACCTGCCAAAGGAAGGGATGTACCAGATTGTTTTTCCTAAAGACCAGTTCAAGGTAGAAGGGAATAAACTGAGACTCAGTCTTGGCAGAAATTTCTACAAGGAATTTGGAGTAAGGTATTTGTATTTTGACCTGCCACAAAACATTAGAGGCAAAAAGATAAAAGAAGTCAGGATAGTGCCAAGGTTTCATGGCAAATGGTTTGAGATTGAGTATGTGTATGAAGAAGAAGAACAGAATTATAATCTTGATAAAAGCAGGTACTTATCAATAGATTTAGGTCTTGACAATTTTGCAGCAGTAGTTGATACCATCGGGACTGCCTTTTTAATAGAAGGCAGGTATATAAAATCAGTCAACCGATGGTATAACAAACAAAAGGCAAGACTCCAGTCGATATATAGCAAGCAAAATATTAAATACGGCAAAAAACTTGCTCGGATTTGTCTTAGAAGACAGCATATAATTGACAACTTTTTGAATCAAGCTGTCAATTATATAATCAAGCATTGTCTGAACAATCAAATAGGTACAGTAGTTATTGGGGAAATGAAAGATATAAAGCAGAAAATAAATCTTGGGGTTGTAAACAATCAAAACTTTGTGAACATACCATATGAAAGGTTCAAGAGAAAGTTAGAAGCAAAGTGTGAATATTATGGTTTAGAGTATGTAGAAGTGGAAGAGAGTTACACTTCGCAGAGATGTAACAGGTGTGGGACAGTCAAGAAAAGTAACAGGAAGCACAGAGGGCTATACGTGTGCAAAGATTGTGGGTATGTAGTAAATGCAGATATAAATGGAGCGCTAAATATACTTGCGAAGGTAGCTGGCGAGTCTGCAAAGAAGCAGATAGTCAGTAGTGGGTGTGTGAACCACCCTGTGAGAATAAGGGTAGCTTAG
- a CDS encoding glycoside hydrolase family 13 protein, which yields MQVIHNQVHDIFAISKDRFYVRLWVQRGFSRSVTLIFSDRYDLEAQKVKMNFYMKVGNFEIYTAQVQNKTPRFAYKFLIELLDGSFKIFNQFGLADTEENLYFDAFQFPYANEADIFEKPSFAEGLVVYEIFPDRFKRGKKEVPCRKLFDWDYCSWDVAGSEVFLGGDFAGIREKIDYFKSLGINAIYLTPIFKSVSSHRYNVDDYFDVDPLLGTKEEFKDLVKSLHKNGIRIILDMVFNHTGVGFFAFQDVINKGKNSKYYSWYNIRSLPVDAQKGNYETFAVNVSSMPRINTSNKDVQDFFLEVLKYWLLEFDVDGFRFDVANELDKNFIRRIRRELKAIKKDILLIGEVMHRSENFLMGDMFDGVMNYFSWEVFARYLLGKYNAEDASRILADYRLKFNPILFSCQLNLIGSHDTERVLTRLNHNRKLAMLAAVYNLTYQGIPMIYYGDEIGMEGGHDPDSRRGMIWEQEKQDKEIFQLYKRLIEFKRKSSALNSDNVKEISIDDVLCFERKGENEIVYVLFNPRKILQRVKLWSEFIVDREIEFFTTQQKIKNHSCYVEVELSPESFEIVIVK from the coding sequence TTGCAGGTTATTCACAATCAGGTTCATGACATTTTTGCTATAAGCAAGGATAGGTTTTATGTGAGACTGTGGGTGCAAAGAGGTTTTTCAAGGAGCGTCACTTTGATATTTTCGGACAGGTATGATTTGGAAGCCCAGAAGGTTAAAATGAATTTTTACATGAAAGTTGGGAATTTTGAAATATATACAGCACAGGTACAAAACAAAACGCCAAGGTTTGCATACAAGTTTTTGATTGAGCTTTTAGATGGAAGTTTTAAGATATTTAACCAGTTTGGACTTGCAGATACCGAAGAAAACCTATATTTTGATGCTTTTCAGTTCCCTTATGCAAATGAGGCAGATATTTTTGAAAAACCTTCTTTTGCAGAGGGTTTGGTTGTCTACGAGATATTTCCCGACAGGTTCAAAAGAGGCAAAAAAGAGGTGCCTTGCCGAAAATTGTTTGATTGGGATTACTGCAGTTGGGATGTTGCGGGTTCTGAAGTTTTTCTTGGTGGTGACTTTGCAGGTATAAGAGAAAAGATAGACTATTTTAAATCTCTTGGAATAAATGCCATTTATCTTACACCAATTTTCAAATCGGTATCCAGCCACCGCTACAACGTGGATGACTATTTTGACGTTGACCCGCTTTTGGGTACAAAAGAAGAATTCAAAGATTTAGTAAAAAGCCTTCACAAAAATGGTATCAGAATAATACTTGACATGGTTTTTAACCACACAGGTGTTGGATTTTTTGCTTTTCAGGATGTCATAAACAAAGGCAAAAATTCTAAGTATTATAGCTGGTACAACATAAGGTCTTTACCTGTTGATGCTCAAAAAGGGAATTATGAGACTTTTGCAGTAAATGTTAGCAGCATGCCGAGGATAAATACTTCAAACAAAGATGTTCAGGACTTCTTTTTGGAGGTTTTAAAGTACTGGCTTTTGGAGTTTGATGTTGACGGCTTCAGGTTTGACGTTGCAAACGAGCTTGACAAAAACTTTATAAGAAGGATAAGAAGAGAGCTAAAAGCCATAAAAAAAGACATTCTTTTAATTGGTGAGGTTATGCACAGAAGCGAAAACTTTTTGATGGGAGATATGTTTGACGGGGTGATGAACTACTTTTCATGGGAGGTTTTTGCAAGGTATTTGTTGGGTAAATATAATGCAGAGGATGCATCAAGGATTTTAGCAGATTACAGGCTAAAATTTAATCCTATACTTTTTTCATGCCAGCTAAACCTTATTGGCAGTCACGATACAGAAAGAGTTTTGACAAGGCTAAATCACAACAGAAAACTTGCAATGCTTGCTGCAGTGTACAACCTCACCTATCAGGGAATTCCTATGATTTACTATGGTGATGAGATTGGAATGGAAGGTGGTCATGATCCTGACTCAAGAAGGGGGATGATATGGGAACAAGAAAAGCAGGATAAGGAGATTTTTCAGCTGTACAAAAGATTGATAGAATTCAAAAGAAAATCTTCAGCCTTAAATAGCGACAATGTTAAGGAGATTTCAATTGATGATGTGCTTTGCTTTGAAAGAAAAGGTGAGAACGAAATTGTGTACGTTCTTTTCAATCCACGCAAAATTTTGCAAAGAGTGAAACTGTGGTCAGAGTTTATTGTTGACAGGGAAATCGAATTTTTCACAACACAACAGAAAATTAAAAATCATTCATGCTATGTTGAAGTTGAGCTAAGCCCCGAGAGTTTTGAGATTGTGATTGTTAAATAA
- a CDS encoding class II aldolase/adducin family protein: MQDIQIVKSQICRIGRIMYERGYISGPDGNISVRVDKDKIITTPSGVSKGFLNEDMLVLIDMEGKILEKTNYKPSSEIKMHLRVYKEREDIGACVHAHSPYATIFAVLRKPLDKPILAESVFIFGGYIPVAPFATPSTVEVPESIAPFVKDYDAVLLSNHGVLTYDKDLEMAFYKLEIVEFWAKILFLSSQIGTPQVLSPEEIQKVLDLRKESKND; encoded by the coding sequence ATGCAAGATATACAGATTGTCAAATCACAAATATGCAGGATTGGAAGAATCATGTACGAGAGAGGTTATATAAGCGGACCTGATGGAAACATCTCTGTAAGAGTCGATAAGGATAAAATCATTACAACACCGTCAGGTGTGTCGAAAGGTTTTTTGAACGAAGATATGCTGGTTTTAATTGATATGGAAGGAAAAATTCTTGAAAAAACAAATTACAAGCCATCGTCTGAAATAAAGATGCACCTCAGAGTTTACAAAGAAAGAGAAGACATAGGCGCCTGTGTTCATGCTCATTCACCTTATGCAACAATATTTGCAGTTTTAAGAAAACCTCTTGACAAGCCAATTTTAGCAGAATCAGTTTTCATCTTTGGCGGGTATATCCCTGTTGCACCCTTTGCAACACCTTCAACAGTTGAGGTACCAGAATCTATAGCTCCTTTTGTAAAAGACTATGATGCTGTGCTTCTCTCAAATCATGGCGTTTTGACATACGATAAGGACTTGGAGATGGCATTTTACAAACTCGAGATTGTTGAGTTCTGGGCAAAGATTTTATTTCTATCAAGCCAGATAGGCACACCGCAAGTTTTGAGCCCTGAGGAAATTCAAAAGGTTTTGGATTTGAGAAAGGAGTCCAAAAATGATTGA
- a CDS encoding LacI family DNA-binding transcriptional regulator — MATIKEIAKEANVSPSTVSRVLAGSNKISPETTKRVLEAIKKLGYIPNANAKGLVVKRSFTVGVFVPREPENAFLNSFFDQVITSICTVVNSFEYDILLAISNPEKERDLLKRLVESKKVDGFILLSSREKDPAIEYLKSIDFKFVVIGRPVGYENSVNWVDNDNQKAGFEATEYLIRLGHKKIAFMGGPNDLVVTTDRFSGYKKALEKYGIQPRNTYIKFVNYYRKSYKESSYEILNQEDRPTAIVCMDDLIAVEVFKVAESLNLKVGEDLSVIAFNNSNVSEICQPPLTTVDINILHLGRLAAEVLMMDLSESTKTYRRIIVPHQIVERNSCVKIPLL, encoded by the coding sequence ATGGCAACAATAAAAGAAATAGCAAAAGAAGCCAATGTTTCACCATCCACTGTTTCGCGGGTTCTTGCAGGCAGCAACAAAATCAGTCCTGAAACCACCAAGCGTGTTCTTGAGGCGATAAAAAAGCTTGGTTATATTCCAAACGCAAATGCAAAAGGGCTGGTTGTAAAAAGATCTTTTACAGTTGGTGTATTTGTGCCGCGAGAACCCGAGAATGCTTTTTTAAATTCCTTTTTTGATCAGGTAATAACAAGTATATGTACTGTTGTAAATAGTTTTGAATATGATATCCTGCTTGCTATCTCAAACCCTGAAAAGGAAAGAGATCTTTTGAAAAGACTTGTTGAAAGTAAAAAGGTGGATGGCTTTATACTTCTTTCATCAAGGGAGAAAGACCCTGCAATTGAGTATCTAAAAAGCATTGACTTTAAGTTTGTAGTGATTGGAAGACCAGTTGGTTATGAAAACAGTGTAAACTGGGTGGACAATGATAATCAAAAAGCAGGCTTTGAAGCAACCGAGTATCTTATAAGACTGGGACACAAAAAAATTGCATTCATGGGTGGACCAAATGATTTGGTGGTCACGACCGATAGGTTTTCAGGCTACAAGAAAGCTCTTGAAAAATATGGAATACAGCCAAGAAACACATATATAAAATTTGTAAACTATTACAGAAAAAGTTACAAAGAAAGTTCATATGAGATTTTAAATCAAGAGGACAGGCCTACTGCCATTGTGTGCATGGATGATTTGATTGCTGTTGAGGTTTTCAAAGTGGCCGAAAGTTTAAATCTTAAGGTTGGTGAGGACCTTTCGGTTATTGCTTTTAACAACTCAAATGTAAGTGAGATATGTCAGCCGCCTCTTACAACAGTTGACATTAACATTCTTCACCTTGGCAGACTTGCTGCTGAAGTGCTGATGATGGATCTTAGCGAGTCAACAAAGACATACAGAAGAATAATAGTACCACATCAAATTGTTGAAAGAAACTCATGCGTAAAAATTCCATTGTTATAA
- a CDS encoding sugar ABC transporter substrate-binding protein, which yields MKNLKRILTVALIIAFAVVALIPLSGVFATSKKQLVVWSHLTQDEVKALQPIADKWGKANGYTVKVITDQGSFQSFQTAAMSGKGPDIMFGIPHDNLGAFWKAKLLEPVPANLIDKKNFVSTALDACTFEGKLYALPIAMETYALFYNTSKVKEAPKTMSQLITLAKKHGFMYDVNNFYFSFAFIAQNGGYVFKNKGGSLDPNDIGLATNGAIKGLSLIRDFVLTYKFMQKDIKGDIAKGNFQNQKIAFYISGPWDVQDFIKAKVPFAVAPLPKTDDGKPTPSFVGVQAAFVSAKSKNKDAAFKLAKYLVENSALTLFKVGHRIPVLNSVLASSEVKADKIMSAFAEQAKVGIPMPNIPEMSAVWTPAGNALSLITTGKATPKQAADAMVKQIKQGIAQMQ from the coding sequence ATGAAAAATCTAAAGAGAATCTTGACAGTAGCGCTAATAATTGCTTTTGCGGTGGTAGCTTTAATACCGCTGAGTGGAGTATTTGCAACATCCAAAAAACAACTTGTTGTATGGTCACATCTTACTCAAGATGAGGTAAAGGCTTTGCAACCAATTGCAGACAAGTGGGGAAAAGCAAACGGATACACTGTAAAAGTAATCACTGACCAGGGTTCATTCCAGAGCTTCCAGACAGCTGCAATGAGTGGAAAAGGTCCAGACATTATGTTTGGTATTCCACATGACAATCTTGGTGCTTTCTGGAAAGCAAAGCTTTTGGAGCCTGTTCCAGCAAATCTCATTGACAAGAAAAACTTTGTATCAACTGCACTTGATGCATGTACGTTTGAAGGTAAACTCTATGCTCTTCCAATTGCTATGGAGACGTATGCACTTTTTTACAATACATCAAAAGTAAAAGAGGCTCCAAAGACAATGAGTCAGCTCATCACATTAGCAAAGAAACACGGGTTTATGTACGATGTTAATAACTTCTATTTCAGCTTTGCGTTCATCGCTCAAAATGGTGGATATGTGTTCAAGAACAAGGGTGGTTCGCTTGATCCAAACGATATCGGACTTGCAACAAATGGTGCAATAAAAGGACTTTCATTGATAAGAGACTTTGTTTTGACATACAAGTTCATGCAAAAGGACATCAAAGGTGATATTGCAAAAGGTAATTTCCAGAACCAGAAGATTGCTTTTTACATCAGCGGTCCATGGGATGTTCAGGACTTTATAAAGGCAAAAGTACCATTTGCAGTAGCACCGCTACCAAAGACAGATGATGGTAAACCAACACCTTCATTTGTTGGTGTTCAGGCAGCATTCGTTTCAGCAAAGTCTAAAAACAAAGATGCAGCATTTAAACTTGCAAAATATCTTGTAGAAAATTCAGCTTTGACCTTGTTCAAAGTTGGGCACAGAATTCCTGTGTTAAATAGTGTTCTTGCAAGCAGCGAGGTTAAAGCAGACAAAATAATGAGTGCATTTGCAGAACAGGCAAAGGTAGGAATACCAATGCCAAACATTCCAGAAATGTCTGCTGTTTGGACACCGGCTGGCAATGCACTCTCGCTTATAACAACAGGTAAAGCAACACCAAAGCAAGCAGCAGATGCTATGGTAAAACAGATAAAGCAGGGTATTGCTCAGATGCAATAA
- a CDS encoding sugar ABC transporter permease yields MVGREYMTKQDAIALWISRVIIWIAIILSLLPTWFIIVASLSKGGAFFQSSFFPKEITFENYIELFRRKSSPSQTLPDFVMWVKNSLIVCFGVAFLQIFMTAPAAYAFSRINFVGRKNGLKALLILQMFPTFMAMPAIYGLLAKFNLLDNLVALILVLAGGSAFNIWLLKGNMDQIPYEIDEAAIIDGAGHFLIFRKIILPLTAPMLAVMFIWSFNGVFNEFLLSSLVLQSPENATVPIGLRNFINNQFSANWPMFSAASILASLPIVIIYMALQKQIQSGLAAGAVKG; encoded by the coding sequence ATGGTTGGAAGAGAGTATATGACAAAGCAGGATGCTATTGCTCTTTGGATATCAAGAGTGATTATTTGGATTGCAATAATACTTTCACTGCTTCCAACATGGTTTATCATAGTTGCATCACTATCAAAAGGTGGGGCGTTTTTCCAATCGTCATTTTTCCCAAAAGAGATTACATTTGAAAACTATATAGAACTTTTTAGAAGAAAGAGCAGTCCATCACAAACACTACCTGACTTTGTGATGTGGGTCAAAAATAGCTTGATTGTATGTTTTGGTGTTGCGTTTTTGCAGATTTTCATGACAGCCCCAGCAGCATATGCATTTTCACGAATAAACTTTGTTGGTAGGAAAAATGGACTAAAAGCCCTTTTGATTTTGCAGATGTTCCCGACTTTTATGGCAATGCCGGCAATATACGGTCTTCTGGCAAAATTTAATCTTCTTGACAACCTGGTTGCGCTAATTTTGGTACTTGCAGGTGGTTCAGCTTTCAACATCTGGCTTTTGAAAGGAAACATGGACCAGATACCATATGAGATTGATGAGGCAGCAATAATTGACGGTGCAGGACATTTTCTGATTTTCAGAAAGATTATCCTGCCTCTTACCGCTCCGATGCTTGCTGTGATGTTCATTTGGAGCTTTAATGGTGTGTTCAACGAGTTTTTGCTTTCAAGCTTAGTTCTGCAATCACCCGAGAATGCAACTGTGCCAATTGGTCTAAGAAACTTCATAAACAACCAATTTTCGGCTAACTGGCCAATGTTCTCAGCTGCGTCAATATTGGCGTCACTGCCAATTGTGATTATATACATGGCGCTTCAAAAACAGATTCAAAGCGGTCTTGCAGCAGGTGCTGTCAAGGGTTAA
- the glgP gene encoding alpha-glucan family phosphorylase, whose product MKKLPTVAYFSMEFGLDSNFKIYAGGLGILAGDYLKAAKDLGYPVVGVGILWKQGYNKQIVTEEYGVIDAFPIYRYDFLKDTGVKVKVRIRNRDVYCKVWKVDNFGNADLYLLDTDLPENGDRWITGQLYGWFGEERVAQEMVLGIGGVRALKELGIKVDVYHFNEGHAVFAGLELVRYYMEEKGLSFEQALAKAREKIVFTTHTPVEAGNETHPLRLLMYMGANLNLTEEQLVYIGGAPFNMTVAALRLARISNAVSDLHKVTANAMWAKVDRRSEIIGITNGVHVGTWADRRILESRNNPEELWQTHTQIKRELLDFVEKRTGIKLKEDILTIGFARRAAPYKRSDLIFRDKEAADKMFKNDLQIIFAGKSHPLDDTGKEIVNNIIAMSKKYPGKVVFLEDYDMEIGKMLTRGCDIWLNNPRRPLEACGTSGMKAAMNGVLNVSTLDGWWPEACQHGINGWQIGDGFESKDEREQDSHDLKSLVNVMQNEVIPTYYKNRDKWVKMMQNSIESTLEKFSAERMVKEYYEKMYIQKPHKD is encoded by the coding sequence ATGAAGAAACTTCCAACAGTTGCGTATTTTAGCATGGAATTTGGTCTTGATTCTAATTTTAAAATCTATGCAGGTGGACTTGGAATACTTGCAGGTGACTACCTAAAAGCTGCAAAAGACCTTGGATACCCTGTTGTGGGTGTTGGAATACTGTGGAAGCAAGGGTACAACAAGCAGATTGTAACAGAAGAGTATGGAGTGATTGACGCTTTTCCAATCTACAGATATGACTTTTTAAAAGATACAGGTGTTAAGGTCAAGGTGAGAATTAGAAATAGAGATGTGTACTGCAAGGTGTGGAAGGTAGATAATTTCGGCAACGCAGACCTTTACCTTCTTGACACTGACCTTCCGGAAAATGGTGACAGGTGGATTACAGGACAGCTTTATGGCTGGTTTGGTGAAGAAAGAGTTGCCCAAGAGATGGTTTTAGGGATAGGCGGTGTGAGAGCTTTAAAAGAGCTTGGCATCAAGGTTGATGTGTATCATTTCAATGAAGGGCATGCTGTGTTTGCTGGGCTTGAACTTGTAAGGTATTATATGGAAGAAAAAGGACTTTCATTTGAGCAGGCTTTGGCAAAAGCAAGAGAAAAGATTGTATTTACAACACATACACCAGTTGAGGCAGGGAATGAGACACATCCTTTAAGGCTTCTTATGTACATGGGAGCTAATTTAAACTTAACTGAGGAACAGCTTGTTTATATTGGCGGTGCACCTTTTAACATGACAGTTGCAGCACTTAGACTCGCAAGAATTTCAAATGCTGTATCTGACCTGCATAAAGTAACAGCAAATGCTATGTGGGCAAAAGTTGACAGAAGAAGCGAAATAATTGGTATTACAAATGGTGTTCATGTTGGAACATGGGCAGATAGGAGAATATTAGAGAGCAGGAACAATCCAGAAGAACTTTGGCAAACACATACTCAAATAAAACGTGAACTTTTAGATTTTGTTGAAAAAAGAACAGGTATTAAGTTAAAAGAGGATATTTTAACAATTGGCTTTGCAAGAAGAGCAGCTCCATATAAACGAAGCGACCTTATTTTCAGAGACAAAGAAGCAGCTGACAAGATGTTTAAAAATGATCTTCAGATAATCTTTGCAGGTAAAAGTCACCCGCTTGATGATACCGGTAAAGAGATTGTCAACAACATTATTGCAATGTCTAAAAAGTATCCTGGCAAGGTTGTGTTCTTGGAAGATTATGACATGGAGATTGGCAAAATGCTCACGCGCGGATGCGATATTTGGCTCAACAACCCGCGAAGACCTTTAGAGGCATGCGGAACTTCTGGAATGAAAGCTGCAATGAACGGTGTTTTGAACGTCTCAACCTTGGATGGATGGTGGCCTGAGGCGTGTCAGCATGGAATAAACGGATGGCAGATTGGAGATGGATTTGAGTCGAAAGATGAAAGAGAGCAAGATAGCCACGATCTTAAGAGTTTAGTCAATGTTATGCAAAATGAAGTAATACCAACATACTACAAAAACAGAGATAAATGGGTAAAGATGATGCAAAATAGTATTGAATCTACACTTGAAAAGTTTTCGGCAGAGAGGATGGTAAAAGAGTACTACGAGAAGATGTATATTCAAAAACCCCACAAGGATTGA
- a CDS encoding carbohydrate ABC transporter permease, producing MKKREPIGYVYLAPALISMAVLSFFPIAMTVYYAFTNFNLNHLEDYKFVGIKNFVDIITGPFKEVFAPTFAWTFTFALITVLINFAVGLLLAVLLNNKFMKETNIYRSILIIPWAIPGTIASLAWQGLLNEEYGAINMLLKTFHINPIPWMTDPFWAKISIFIVNLWLSYPFMMNAALGALQSIPPELYEVAEIDGAGWFTKLFKITIPMIVPTALPILISSFAYAFNNFNVVYLVTGGGPARLDTQFAGHTDLLVSTTYKLTMQFYRYDLASAMSIIIFFIVGTISLINMKITRAFEGGER from the coding sequence ATGAAAAAGCGCGAGCCAATAGGATATGTTTATCTTGCACCGGCTTTGATATCCATGGCAGTGCTGTCTTTCTTCCCTATTGCCATGACAGTATATTATGCATTTACAAACTTTAATCTTAACCATTTGGAAGACTACAAGTTTGTAGGGATTAAGAACTTTGTTGATATCATAACAGGACCTTTTAAGGAAGTATTTGCGCCAACATTTGCATGGACATTTACATTTGCACTTATTACAGTTCTTATCAATTTTGCGGTTGGTCTTTTGCTTGCTGTGCTTCTCAACAACAAGTTTATGAAAGAGACAAATATCTACAGGTCAATTTTAATAATACCGTGGGCTATTCCCGGGACAATTGCTTCTCTGGCATGGCAGGGACTTTTGAACGAGGAGTATGGGGCAATAAACATGCTCTTGAAAACTTTTCATATAAACCCCATACCATGGATGACAGATCCGTTCTGGGCAAAGATAAGTATTTTTATTGTCAACCTGTGGCTTTCGTATCCATTTATGATGAATGCAGCACTTGGTGCTCTTCAGTCAATTCCGCCAGAGCTTTATGAAGTTGCTGAGATAGACGGAGCTGGCTGGTTCACAAAACTATTTAAAATTACAATACCAATGATTGTACCAACAGCACTTCCAATTTTGATTTCATCGTTTGCATATGCTTTCAACAACTTTAACGTTGTGTACCTTGTTACAGGCGGCGGACCTGCAAGACTTGACACTCAGTTTGCTGGGCACACAGACCTTCTTGTCTCAACAACATATAAGCTTACAATGCAGTTTTACAGGTATGATTTAGCATCTGCAATGTCGATCATAATCTTCTTTATTGTGGGGACAATTTCGCTTATCAATATGAAAATTACAAGAGCGTTTGAGGGTGGTGAAAGATAA